In the genome of Paenibacillus pabuli, the window GTTCCCATGGTTCCATAGATGCTGCGGTCATTGCCCATGTGGCTGCGATCCGTAGCTGCATTGGTGTTCAATCCCGGTGCTATGCCACTGGTGCTGTATGGAGACATGGTTCCATTACCACCGTGTACACGCAACCCGCCCATATCTTGATTGTAGCTTTCTGTACGCATCGTGCCATTAGCCCGGTTACGCAAAGATTTGCTTTCCAGTTTGCCAGCGTGACCATCTGTCAAACGGACTGCAACATATGCGTTACGATCGGTCAGCATGACATGTGCTGACTTCACTTCCTTCATTTCCGCAATGCGTTTAGCCAGCTCGTCACTTGATTTCAGGTTAGTGACGTTATGCGTCCGATAGCTTTTCGCACGAATACCATCCATCCCATTGGACTCAACACCATAACGGTTAATGCCTTTCACTTCATGACGAACACTTTGGGTGTGCAGATTGTTATCTTTTGTACTGGTTCCACAACCCGTCAATCCGGCCATTACGAAGATTGCAGTAGACAAAGATAAGCTGATTGCTGTCGCCTTTTTGGCTGCTGGCATGTCTCATCCTCCAATTATGTTGATTTTGGTCACAAGGATAGGATGCTCTTCTGTATGGACTGATATGCTGAAAGGATATGGAACATCCGCCTCTTTTATCTGAGCTCATTGGGTTATATTCCACAAAAAAAGCGATGCTTGCACAAAGTACAGCACCGCTCAAAATAACTTGTATTTGCTTTTTCAAACGTGAACCTTCATTAATATGTTGAAGGAGCCTTCACTTATTTGGATGTGGAGGAATTTGCATCAGCATCATCCCCACTCGTAGAAGAGGTTGCATCTGATTCTGATTTTTGGATCGAATTCGGAAATTGCTCTGCTTCCTTCAGACCAGCTGCATCCATGGGATAGGCCCACTGACCGTCTGGTGTAATTACCCAGATCTGATCTGGTTCCGATGGAATAGTAAGCCCCCGATACACATCCGTTACAGCTTCTCCGTTAACTGTCTGTTCAACAGATAACGTAAAGCGCGGCACAGTGCCTTTCAGTTCAGAAGCTTTGCGCACATCGTCGGCTGTGGACAGATTTTTAATTTTGCCAATCAGCGATACGGCATCCGTAGCTTCAACTGCTTCGCCATTCAGCATCCACGTCTGCTCTGCTGTACCCTCTTCGGAGGAAGATTTGAGCATCCAGGTGGCTGCTTCGCCTTCCCATTCGAGCGAAGTGACGTTGGTTTCATCCATATTAAACGGAGTTGTATCCAGCAAATCCTGCCGCGATAATTCTATCTTGCTGATCGATTCCGTTTGTACGGCTACAACAGGCCCGGAGTCCACCCGCACATAACGGGCGTCATCTGCTGGCAGCTGTCCACCTATGCTCAGTTTGATCTGACGATTATCCTTTAGTTGGATATCCAGCAACGTTGCATCTGCACCCAAACCATACTTGTCGAGATCCTTCGGCTCTTCCTCCACAACCATTTCCTGATCAGCACCACTTAAGGCATCAAGCCAACTGCTGACCGTATAACCATTCAAAGGATAAGCCTTTGGTTCCACCATATGCCATACGCCATTCTTTAGTTCCAAGTGTGAAGATGCGGGTTTTGAAGCACCTGATGTGTCTGTATTGTGATCATGAATCGTGATCGACTGTATATCGGCAGACTTCATACCGAGCAACTTTACCTTCTCCGCTTCTTCTTCACGAAAATAATTTTGATTGGCCGCATAGACCCATCCGATCAACAAGACCACTAAGACCAGAATCGTTGGGATCCATTTTTTCATACGCGTCTGCGCCTCCACCATAAGAATACACCTATCAAAACAAAGATGAGCGGGAATGCGACAATGGCCACGAAGAAAATGGTTCTGGCCTGCTCACCGTTCAGGTACGCCGTTTGGTAACCGGATTGCACCCGTGGCCGGATCGTTAGTCCATCTTCTTTTTCACTTAAATAATTGACGATATTCAGAATAAAATCCCGATTGCCTCCATTCGCTATTTCCGAGTCCTGCATGAAAATGGATGAACCCAGAATGACAGCCTTCGGTTTACCTTCTGTTGTATCCGCCGCATATCCAAGCTTAACTGGACCTTGTACATCCTGATCCGGATCATTGGATGTTTCGTTTTGCAATAAGCCTGCAATGTTCGTCTCGCCATAACTGTCATTTGATGAATGAATGAGCGGCGACAACGTGTATTTATCCTGCTCTTTGCTCGTTAAAGCAATGGACAGGGACAACATCGGGTACAGTTTGCTTTCTGACAGTTTATCCGTGATGGCATGTGTGTCATACTCCGGCACGACCCAGAGCGGGCCCATGGTGCTGGCCTGCTGATTGTCCACCATAACTGCATGCTCATCCACCACGCCATAATCCGTCATGAGTGCATCAATATTTTTCCAGGTCAATTTCATATCTTCGTGAAAACCGAGGGATAACAGTAATTTCCCCCCGTTACTGAGATAAGTCCGAATAGCCTTTAGTTCAGTATCACTAATATCCCGCTGTGGCCCAATAATCGCGAGTACGTCCGCATCTTCTGGAACCTGACCGGCCTGATTCAGTTGAAGTTCTTCTGTCGTAATATTATTCTGTTCCAGAGATGAGCGCAGTGTGGTCAGTTGATCCAGGCCAAGCTCCTCATGTCCTGTCAGGAAGACCATTTTGTGCATCTCCGTGGAAGACAGATTCATTAAGGCTTGTGTCAACTTTTCCTCACCTGTGAACTGGTATGATCCATCGCTTCCATCCCCTACAGCCGTGAACAGACTGGCGATATCAAT includes:
- a CDS encoding YhcN/YlaJ family sporulation lipoprotein, encoding MPAAKKATAISLSLSTAIFVMAGLTGCGTSTKDNNLHTQSVRHEVKGINRYGVESNGMDGIRAKSYRTHNVTNLKSSDELAKRIAEMKEVKSAHVMLTDRNAYVAVRLTDGHAGKLESKSLRNRANGTMRTESYNQDMGGLRVHGGNGTMSPYSTSGIAPGLNTNAATDRSHMGNDRSIYGTMGTGSYGMMRGLTNSGNARTKTDGHYGMKSETSRIDSTDDNTPEEIKSKISAKIKQFAPHVENVYVSANPDFVQHVETYSKDIRNGKPVSGMINTFQSMVERIFPTNALNRNHRDGVLDDGIMNRTNHDGINRLNHR
- a CDS encoding DUF4340 domain-containing protein, translating into MKKWIPTILVLVVLLIGWVYAANQNYFREEEAEKVKLLGMKSADIQSITIHDHNTDTSGASKPASSHLELKNGVWHMVEPKAYPLNGYTVSSWLDALSGADQEMVVEEEPKDLDKYGLGADATLLDIQLKDNRQIKLSIGGQLPADDARYVRVDSGPVVAVQTESISKIELSRQDLLDTTPFNMDETNVTSLEWEGEAATWMLKSSSEEGTAEQTWMLNGEAVEATDAVSLIGKIKNLSTADDVRKASELKGTVPRFTLSVEQTVNGEAVTDVYRGLTIPSEPDQIWVITPDGQWAYPMDAAGLKEAEQFPNSIQKSESDATSSTSGDDADANSSTSK
- a CDS encoding GldG family protein, which codes for MKKWLSHTNSTVLSVAVIGIFILLTLFLNSLGGFQLDLTSNKQYTLSDQSLTAIKNVKEDVNILVLTVENANNTVLNREVSDMVQEYTKRNSKLTMKQYNLTQEPTLASKYGITGSSIVLEQGDQHKVIDIASLFTAVGDGSDGSYQFTGEEKLTQALMNLSSTEMHKMVFLTGHEELGLDQLTTLRSSLEQNNITTEELQLNQAGQVPEDADVLAIIGPQRDISDTELKAIRTYLSNGGKLLLSLGFHEDMKLTWKNIDALMTDYGVVDEHAVMVDNQQASTMGPLWVVPEYDTHAITDKLSESKLYPMLSLSIALTSKEQDKYTLSPLIHSSNDSYGETNIAGLLQNETSNDPDQDVQGPVKLGYAADTTEGKPKAVILGSSIFMQDSEIANGGNRDFILNIVNYLSEKEDGLTIRPRVQSGYQTAYLNGEQARTIFFVAIVAFPLIFVLIGVFLWWRRRRV